The Vitis vinifera cultivar Pinot Noir 40024 chromosome 8, ASM3070453v1 genome segment ACTTTCGGGCATTAAAGTTACTTTAAGCGTGGCTGAATTAATACCACATGTCCTGTTATAGTGTCAAAGAGACGCCTAAGTTTGGTTTGCTTTCAATTCCATAATGCCCTTGAAAGTGACATTATATTGAGACGTCCTAATggtcatttaatattttttatttttccccttttaGGTTTTTTATTGTTGAACTTGCTTCCATATGAAATACTGAGACTGATGTGGATGTCATTGTTGTGAGCTCCATCTATCTTCCTTGCGTTATCTGAACTCAGGTTGCTGTTACAAGATTCCCCTAACAAGGCTTTCTTTAGTTTAGACCATCTAATCTCACTAAACAAAGCCTTCATGTGGTCCATTCTTgacttaaatttgaaaatcttgcTGGCATGATGAGAGATgcaatatattatatattatatatttatatttatattgatgtAAAGCTTCCTCTGTATACTTGTGTATTTGGATTTcttaaaattcatttctttgcttGCCATGACTTCGTTTTTCTTACCctctatttgtttgttttctgcCCTGGAGAATTTCCCATCATCCAAACAGTCTTTTCTccctctgattttttttttttttttaaaatctcttCTCCCCACGCTTTATTCCTTCTACTTTATAGAGTTTTGTCCCTTGCACTAGCACTGCTCATGGAATTTGGAAAGTGAGCTTGATACAAAAACTGAGCGCCTTTCCTGTAATCCAGCAATGTGGGCATCATCTGTGCGATGGGAGTGCACACCACGCGCAGACCTTGAAAAAAAGAGGATATAACTGCTCTGAAAATTATGCGGATGTTAGAGGTTCAAAGAAGATCTTGTAGGGACTTCTTATCAGTACAACGTGGTAAGACTCGAGTCTGTGAAAGCCAAGCTTTTGGGATCCCCCTCCTAGGTATATACACCCACCACACGTCTCTGCCCACCGATAATCCTTAGCTTCTACACGCTGGTTAGCCAACCTTTCTCCCTCTGTTCTGTCGGAATCGGTTCAGAATTTGGCGGGGGTTCTCTGCACCTGCCATGTGTCTCACTACTCCCCAAAACCTAATCATTTTTCACTCGAGGGCATTGTGGTAAAGAATGACTTCGGGGTTTTGACTAGTCATACGAGCATTGAATTctcatttttatctatttatttattttttatatgctcCCATTTGTCCTGTAACTATTCACTTCCAATAGTTTCATTGGCCGTGACAATAACAATTGATTTTTAACCAATTGATGGAGAAAACTAATCATACGCTTAAAATAGACTCTATACAATTCAACAGTTGGAGTGCGACATGCATAACTAAATGGGCACTGCCTTTTTAAAAGGTCCCCCACCATCTAAAACAATATGACAATGTCCATGGACCAAAGTGTGTGATCAATTTGGTGGTCTTGCCTTGGAATATTTTAGGTTGAGCCGGTTTGTTTTCTCCTAAATTTTATTTCAGTTTAGTCTTGCAATCTCGACCACTCTTAATATCCAATTCCCAAGTTGTATAGACAGCCATTACAAACGATAAGGACCAGGTGGCTCCCACCTAAATTATTCACAAGCTGTTTGCCCCATTTCTCTTGTCATATTGTGCCACAGAGAGATgttaaatttattgatttcaGATTACTCAATCATCATGATTTAATTGTTGGCGGTTCCCAAAATGTCATCCAAACATGATGGATTAgtagaacaaaaataataataataaaaaatcaaaagtagaCTCCCCCCGATTAGCAAAGTAAACGATGGTCATCGGTTGCATCCATTTTATTTGTGGGAGGTGCAAATTGTGTTACGAAAGTGGGGGTGAAGGAGAATATGATGAGAAGGAAAGTAGGTGGAACATCGCTTTTAATAATTGAGATTGAGAAAGAGAAGAGGATGAGGGGATGAGACAAGGGcctttctattattttatttcactgTTATTATGGTCGCACTCTCTTTGATCATCTCCTTGTCAcgaatttgaaatttcttccatcTCCCTTCCTTTTCACTCTTTATCATGTTAGGAACTTAGGGCTTAGGACTTTAGTTTCCACCGCCCACTACAACCTCCTCTCAAATCTTCCGACACCAACTCTTCAGTTACCCATCTAGAAACTATCTTCTAATGAGACCTACTTAGTCTTTCTCCTACTGTCAATTAAAATCGaagataaattatttgtttatgaGATAAAGTGTGCCTTACGAAACTTCCAACCAATTTCATACCAACCACTGTTAGGCCACTTGATATGGGTCCCAAGTGACTCGCGGTCAACACACTCTTCTTTGAAATGAACCTCTTTTGCCCAATTTTGACTAGTCAAATTCACATTCAATCTACCACGGTACCAcctaataaattgaaattaattatcctctgctttttatttttatttttgtttcattacaaaagaaattttttttggcCCTTGTGCATATTGGAGGCGATACAGCCCATGTCGCTGGAGTATTTATTCAGTTGATGCAAGTATTCTGACTTATTGAATAACTTTTACTCTTAAATATTAATGCTCACTTACCCTGTTAGAAGAAAACGATCATCTTGAGACTGACAAGAAAGCGAGAGGATTCAAAATTTCAGCCTGTTTATGCTGTGGCAATCATTCGACTTTGCTGAAAATGATTTCTTCTGcctaattttttgttattagtATGTGGAATGAATGAGTGGAGAGCAAGAAAAATTTTGCGCCTTCGTGTACGTGTACTGCGTTCGGAATTGATCATAGGTGAGGCCTATGAATGTATCATTCTAGATGGAAATTAAGTACAAGTACAAATTAAGAGAAAAGTGGAAACAAAAAGAGTGGAGAAATGCTCAAGGCCACTTAATTAAATAAGCCCACAATTAAGAAAATGCAATTGTACTTGTGACCCATATGCCCTGAAAATATGTGACCCATATGCCCCTTCATTCTCTCTCTTATAGGCTGTATATCAAGTTCGGTTAACTTTTGGATGCTACTGCGTGTATATTCTAGAACATCAAAATGGTCGGCTGGGTGAGCTGGGATCCTCCGGGTGATGATAAAGTGGGGTCCAGTCATGGCCGCGACGTGTTTTGATCTAACCTATTCAATCTGACATCCGACGGTCATCAAGCTACATGCGCTTTGAACCACTTTATTCAGCATCATATAAAGGTAAGCCCGTCATAACAAAATAACACCTTTAGGAAAGTCAGGATGCCTTTATTTCTTAGGCACTTGAAAAGTCATAGGCCTTTTTCATCCATTGAAGTTTGCTCATTCATtcatgatttatatatatatatagatttttgtGTGTCGTAGGACCTTTATTTAACCAGAAAGTTCCCACTGATAAAAGGGAAGGTGAAGGTGCTCTCAACCTCGGtcatattatttgatttaaattattgGCCTCGCCAGAGATTGttaaattatggatttttcCTTTATAGCATAGCAcctatcaatttttatttccaaatcTCACCCTCAGTGCGAAGCCATGAAATGTCTTctctattcttttttaatataaaggTGAATCCAATCATAAAGCAGAAGGGAGAAAGTTGTGGACATATTCAGAATCTGTCCAGCATACCCAGCCATAGACGCAGGCTTCCAATGTGTTGTACATATATGTTGATATACAGGGCTTCTCTTCGTCTCGATCACCTCCCTTGCTTAAATTTTAGcttctccaatttttttattttttctaaattatttgacCCCATATTGACATGGAACAGTCAATTTGTAACAAGTGGCAAAGTCGGGAATCTCGAGGTAGAGTTTGGTTTTCACCCTGAAAACGCGGAAGGTTTGATGGAGTTCCTTTATTTCATGTGTGACAAATCCCCATACATAGCCCACATGTTCACTCTGATCTTATGCTATTATATTTCCGAAGGCGGTCCCGAATTGAAAAGACTCCTTCATCTACCAAATTCAATGTCACaaaagaatataataaaaataaacatcaaaatgcatcttaaaattttatcatctacaattctctattttttatttttaccaatAAAATAGATGTCAGTAAAGGAGTGGGAAGTCAACTATCTGAAGTTAAAACAAGTCCTGCTCTTCCGTATTCATAATAAATacgaattttatttatatggtaACAGATGATGTGAATTACAAATACAAAGCGTTCGTCACACGGAACTTCTCACACAAAAGCAGAGGCCACTCCACTCACTTCATAATTCatttctcctcctcctcctcctcctcctcctgcTTTCTCCCTCTCTTAGCTTCCTTCTCCCACCATGACTTCAAAAGACTGCGGCAACCATAGGCACAAGCATCATAAGCTGAGGCGATGCTTCGCCGGATTgcttatcttcttcttcatcgtCCTCCTCGTCGTACTCCTGGTGTGGGCAATCCTCCAGCCCAAGGACCCACGCTTCGTCCTCCAAGACGCCACCATCTACGCCCTCAACGTCTCCACCCCGAATATCCTCACCGTCAACATCCAAGTCACCATCACCACCCGCAACCCCAACGACAAGATCGGCATCTACTATGAGAAACTCGACACCTACGCCACCTACCGCGGCCAGCAGATTACCCTCGCGTACCTCATCCCCCCCACCTACCAGGGCCACAAGGAGATCATCACCTGGTCACCTTTTCTCTCCGGCACGGCCGTACCCGTGGCTCCCTACAACGCCATTGCACTGAATCAGGACCAGTCGTATGGCGCCCTCACCTTGATCATCAAGATTGATGGACGGGTGAAATGGAAAGTTGGTTCCTTCACATCAGGCCGTTATCATCTTAACGTCAAGTGTGTGGCGCCTATTACTTTCGGTGCCAGGAGCAGCGGTGTTGTTATCGGTAACGCCGTTAAGTACCAGATGGCTTCCACTTGCAGCGTCAGCGTTTGAGCTTCTTCACGCCGTTAGTATTATTTCTCTCCCTTTGTCCTCTTCTTTTAATTCTGTTTCTCTCCCTTGAGTCTCTAGTCATACGTCTTTTGAATTGTACATTTTGCTAAGAATAAAAGcggaaaaaaattggaaagcaAAATTGCAATGTTATGAAAATTGTATAACCGTGCTATTATAAGATTATGATTTGTGCAATAATTATTTCCAAGGGGTGGAGGGTGTGCTGTCcctttctatcatttttctatgGTTGCTTccttcaagaaaatgaaaattaaaaggatGGGGGCACCTGTTTTATTTTAGAGTGACTGGTTGATGTGATCcataattttatatgtattttgtCTTTCGTTTTTCGCAAAATAGAAAGTCCAATTCATGAACACACCTAAGTTAATTAGGTGTTATCTTCAAAGTGGATAGCAAGAAAAACGGTCACATGGGGCTATTAAATCTCTTTTTCGCAATGGGAGGAGATGGTAAAAGTTTCCAATATCTCAATATAGTAGAAACCCAAGCCTCACCCATTCAACacaagaatttttttctttgttttagagagagagagagagagagagagagagagaataccCTTAAAAGTAATGTGAAGGTCGTAGCTGGTGTATGGGTGTTGCAATCTTGGGCAAAAGGCATGAGTAGTGAGTTGTGGGTGTTGGGTCTTCAACAGTTCAACACTCGTATGGCTTTGGTGGCTGTCCTTTTCGCTTCTCACCTGCCCTACCTACTAATAATAATTGCTTTGTTAGaaatagacttttttttttctaaatgtctACGATCGACGCTCCTGCTTTTCTTTCCCCAGTGTCTTTTAGAAGATGATGTCGGTCGAAGATCCCACGTGTAAGAAAATTTAAGTCCACCCAGTGCATCAATCTTCAACATAATCTCATATTGCCCATCTATTTTTGTCTGGGAGAATCATGTATCATATATTCATATGCACTTCCATATCCATGCTTATACCCACCCCACTCACTCCTTTTTGGACCTGTGCTAGCTCGACCAGCAAAACATTGGGCTTTAAGTGCTTATATTATGGGCTGGGCTAGGCAGTTTCTGCAACTTCAAAGCCCATGCACtgaaatattgtatatattaACTTCCACAAGTAATGAATTGATAAAATCTCTTACTCAAAAGGCCACAGCAACAGCATTCACCCATAATAGATGagacaaaaacaaattttggtttcaattttgaaatattgtgaatttattttagattaattttttgtctaaatttttttatgaaatttaataTCTGAATTTGATGAGTTATGAGACAAAAATAGTGATCATTTGTAGTAAAGTGTTGTTTCAATTTTGGAATAGtgtgattttattttagattagtctcttattcaaatgaaagtgattttaatattgttcatcttcttttttagttacaatttatgagaaaatttaatatctaaattttcttgagaaaaatgatagaaattacgtttttaaaatttttattttatttttaagataaaagctatctaaaatttttttaaatgaattttattttattttatgtaagaAATTACGTTTTaagtattataataaaattaaattttgaaaagataaaaacgAAAAGAGAAGAAGTGatacaagttaaaaaaaaaaaaaaaaggatctctAACTtccttgtaatttttttttattaaaaagaaaacaaatcttaaataaatttgttatatttttataaccaGACCTACAGGTTGGACCCAAAAGGCCTAAGGTCCATGAACTGGAGTCAGTTTGGGAGCTTGCATTATTAACTCCCAAAGATCGTCCAGAACTAGGCCAGACTAGGTATAGTGGAGCACTGCATGAGCAAGCTGGGCCTCTCTGCCAAATATGAAAGGGTACGCCAGACTTCAGCAATATGTTTACCCGATCTCAAGATTGGCCCAAAAGTAGGCCCATTCCTACATAGTCCATGGTcacgatatatatatatatatatatatatatatatatatatatatataaaggctGTTCCACATTTGCGTTAAACAACACCGGTCAAGGGCCAAGGCACCAAACATTGTTGGACCGATCAAGGGCAGACACGCTTGTATAGgagttttgacccaaaatagtatatttaaaaaaaaataaattcataaaataaacttGTTTCCAAAATAAAGCTCGATCTACATTTGTGTTACATAAACTGTCATATCATAAAACCATAGTCGGTaatgatgattttattttttaaaaacggttAGAAACTGTAGTCACCaaccataattttaattttaaatttaaagtcgCTAcgattttgaattcttttaaaatttgtcaaaaacgTAGTTACCAATTGcgattttaactttatatatataaatttaattttttaaataaacatattatattattttgattttaaataaacttatttcattatttaaaaaataataatatatgagattaaataattgatatttttatttgatataaatatatatatatatatatatatatatattaattttattaaaacaataggcactatatttaatataaatatatttagttaattatatttatttaaaacaaataaattgtgaaagcttattaaaaaaacaaataatataaattattatattaattagtaattttttatatactatatatAAATGGCATATAATATCACACgtatataagttcaatttaagtttaaaatttatagttcataatattatattgatatgataataatttacttatatatttaaataaaaatatgataaattttaaatttaaattaaacttttatatataggtgatattatataccacttacatataatacataaaaaattattaattaatataataatttatatatatattttttctaaatagtctttcataatttatttattttaaataaatataatttattatatttcatttatattaaatataatgctaatttttttaataaaattaaaaaaaaaatatttttatatcaaattaaaaatatcaattatttaattttatatattattattatttaaataataagataaatttatttaaaatcaaaataatataatatttttattttaagaaaattaaaattaaaacgtGGTCCGTGATTAtggtttctattttaaaaaaataaaatcataatcaccTATTATCAGCCAATTTTAGATGGTAACCTGAAAGGCCCATTACCAGGATTTGTGCGCCATTGCGACGCGTGTGGCGCGCCTACCGAGTTTGACTGATAAGCCACGAGAAATGTTAGGAATCTTCTAATTTGTCCTCTACGGTTCATGGCATCTTTCATGTGAGAACGAAAGCTACGAAGTTTCCTGGGCAACTTCCCATCCACAAAAATTGCGTTCAAGATTATCATGAACTCCTTCCACCTCACCCACCCCTTTTTTAATTCGACCCCATTTTCCAATTTTACGTGCCATGACTTTATCATACCTTTAATCAATCATATTTTAAGAAATGCTGCATTGTTTTTTCAAGTTAAATGATCTCACGTGTAGACAAACTGATAAAAAGGCAATTAGATTACGCAAGACTTATGCGTTAACTGTTTCATAAGTAAAAGAATTTGGCTACCCACCCGGCTTTGACAATGATTGGTTTTGCCTATTTTCTATCTTTCCTTTTGCATTCTAATTTCCGTGAGCTTCCATGGATCTTTTTATCCAACTTCAAAATGAGAAATGGGTTTAATCATATATAGGGTAGAGGAAAAGTGGAAAAACATTGTAGACTGTAGAGTTGCTCTCAAAGTTTGTTACTTCCTGTGTGTTCCTATGACTTTCATTAAAGAATAGGATTTACTATTTGCCCAGTTAAAGTCTCATGACATCACTTTGAATTCTTACCAGAATTATTGGAAGAAAAtgtcttaataaataaaaaaataaaaaaacctactAAAAATATCTAATGGAAACAAAGTAAAGCGTTAAATAAATCTACTAAATTaacatttgaattcttttctaAACATTAATCTCATTCCAAGTGCCTttaattttaatacttttaaataatttcctttaatttatataatatatgtaatattatctttatataatattaattacattatcctttaattctaaaaatgcatttaataatGATGGTCCGgagtttttctaatttttttaatacgtaaaacaaaatttattttagaaatattataaacaattttttagaatagttgtGAAATGCACTTTAAAATACATTGaattatgaattttaattatatattttatgatgcttgatgattttaaaaagaggccaacattgtttattttaaatatatcttcatgATAGAGCAAGATTTTTTCCATGTGTGACTCTAAGATCATAAAATGAGGTGACATTGGTATGAcaattagaaatgttaaaaaatacaaataaaaatttatatatgtagTTTGGCATATCGGGTTGAATAAAAGGTAATTACATGATGTTAAAATTAAGTCTATATCAATTACttatgttaattaattttaataaaaagtggAAATATTGCAAATACAAATAGAAATGAATGtagaaaataagtttttttaaatagtttaagaaaattaatattatatatttaattcaatGTGATAAAATATTTAGGAATTAAAAACTGAAATCAATGTGGCCGATAtgataagagttttttttttttttttttttttaatttgaaatgtGAAGATATTTTATAAGATATTGAGTTGattaagaaatagaaataaataatacaatgggatattttgagaaaaataagttCATaacattttattcttaaaaaatatgtaaaaaggaaattaagtaatatatatatatacaattttacTATTAATAAACCTCATCACCATTGCATTAATATctacattgttttttttttaactcttcatttttattatgcatttatacttaaaaatcaataaaagcatataaaaaaaatatttaaaatctaataatatattttaaaaaaaatatagaaaataatgtttagGTAAATGAGGGAATAGAATAATTagtaaataaatttcttttcacTTAACTCCTTCCGATTCTAAACAGATGCTTAATTTCTTGGTACTTTTATATGTAGGATAGAATatagatataaatataaatatagattatttcaccaacctctagtttgaaaataaatatttttaattaatttctctaTAAAAGTCAAATAACATTTTTCccatttcttaatatttttctaatggaaaataagccaaaaggatctgaaatcaaaatcaagtaATCAAATATGCAAAAAGTCTAGTTAGACCGCAATGCTTACCATATTTTAAAAGCTGGTAATAATTCTGACAGCCTAAAATTTCTAGATTTAGTAAGTTCACTTGATAAAAATAATGTCTGTGCTCATGACAAGGCATATTAAATCTGGCACACAATCCCCCCAAGTCTAATCACAACCATTGGTAATGAATTCATAATCTTATTCGTGTATGTATGATATTACTTGGagagaacaaatttgaaatgcCAAAATGCGACACATCAGGCGTGACCAAATCAGCAGATTGAtaagaaaagggaaacaaattaatacattcaaaatttgaCACATTCCGTGTTAGAAGTTACTAGAAAGGAAAACACGTTATGAACAAAAATCATCATGAAATTTTGTGGTGTCAGCCGAAAAGGACCGTGTGTAAGGAGTCAACGGATGTCTGGAAGTATCCATGTAGCATCGCTACCCACGCACAAAGCAACCGCGTTGATTTTAAGCCTGATACCGCGGCCTCAGTCGTGTTCTTCCTCATTAAAGAACTACACCTGCGCCCTGGAGTGCTTGAAATTATCCTCACCTCTTCGGCTCTTCACACCATTCCCGGCTCTATATATATTCGCATTCATCTCTCCTAATTTCATCGAATCCCATCTACGCATCTTTCTCTTTTTGTCCACTGCGTACTTGTTTGTCTGTTGTAGTCTTATACCATGGCTGACGTTGAGAAACAAACATTGAATAAAGGCTACTATGGCCCCTCAATTCCTCCAAAATCACGATCCTACCACAGCCACGGCCGAGGCAGCGGATGCGGCTGTTGCTGCTGCCTCCTAGGCTTTTTGCTCAAACTCATTGTCACCGTCGTTATCATCGTAGGGATTGCAGTCCTCCTCTTCTGGCTCATAGTCCGTCCCAACAAGGTTAAGTTCCATGTGGTTGATGCCTCCCTCACCGAGTTCAACCTTACCAGCGACAACATCCTTCAGTATAACCTTACCGTCAATATGACCGTCCGCAACCCCAACAAGCGTATTGGTATATACTTTGATCGCATCGAAGCCAAGGCGTACTATGAGGACGCCTTGTTCGATTCTGTTGAGTTGGAACGATATTACCAGGGCCACAAGTCAACTCATACCCTGAATCCAGAGTTTACTGGGGAGAACTCTGTATCGCTTGGAGCATCCGAGCTTTCGAATTTCAATTCGGAGAAGGCTTCAGGAACTTACAGTATTGATGTGAAGCTGCGTCTTCGGATCAG includes the following:
- the LOC100252904 gene encoding NDR1/HIN1-like protein 1; translation: MTSKDCGNHRHKHHKLRRCFAGLLIFFFIVLLVVLLVWAILQPKDPRFVLQDATIYALNVSTPNILTVNIQVTITTRNPNDKIGIYYEKLDTYATYRGQQITLAYLIPPTYQGHKEIITWSPFLSGTAVPVAPYNAIALNQDQSYGALTLIIKIDGRVKWKVGSFTSGRYHLNVKCVAPITFGARSSGVVIGNAVKYQMASTCSVSV
- the LOC100247789 gene encoding NDR1/HIN1-like protein 3, giving the protein MADVEKQTLNKGYYGPSIPPKSRSYHSHGRGSGCGCCCCLLGFLLKLIVTVVIIVGIAVLLFWLIVRPNKVKFHVVDASLTEFNLTSDNILQYNLTVNMTVRNPNKRIGIYFDRIEAKAYYEDALFDSVELERYYQGHKSTHTLNPEFTGENSVSLGASELSNFNSEKASGTYSIDVKLRLRIRFKLGILKIGTFKPKVTCDLKVPLDSDGTSSGTFQTTKCDVNF